The DNA segment AAATCGACGATGGAAATCTGGATCCTCACGACATTCTTCGCGTAAAAGGTGTTACCGCGCTTCAAGTGTATCTCGTTCAGGAAGTCCAAGAAGTCTACCGACTGCAAGGGGTTCATATCAACGATAAGCACATCGAAGTTGTGGTAAGACAAATGTTGAGAAAAGTTTTGATTACCGATTCCGGAGACACCGGTTTTGTAAATCAGCAACAAATCGATCGTCTTGTGTTTAACGAAGAAAACAGAAGAGTCGTCGCCGAAGGTGGTTCTCCTGCGGATTCGGTTCCGATTCTTCTCGGACTTACAAAAGCGTCCTTGAATACGGAATCATTCTTCTCCGCGGCTTCCTTCCAAGAAACTACGAAGGTTCTTACGGACGCTGCGATTAAAGGAAAAACCGACAACCTGATGGGTCTTAAAGAGAACGTCATCATCGGTCACATGATTCCTGCGGGAACCGGAACGAAGAAGTATAAAGATATCGCGGTATTCAAATCTACTTACGGAGATTTGGACCGTCCGTTGGAAATAGAAGAGGAAGAAGAAATTCCTCAAGCGATCGCAGAAGAATCGGACGCTGACGGAGACGAATAAAGACACCGCGCCGTGCTTGATCGGACGGCGTGTTGTGAACGATCCAAATTCTTCCATTCGAACCAAAACGAAGCGGAGAATTTCGGATCGAATGGAAAAGGCGAATTTCGGTGTATATCACGAGATTCGACCGAATCAGAACGATCATCATTCACTTTACAAATCGAAAGTGTTTGGCGATTTGGTAAAAACGATCTGAAATTTTTTTAGAGAAGGATATTCATGCCAACAATCAGTCAATTGATTCGCCACGGCAGGCAAAAGCAGAAGAAGAGAACAAAATCTCCTGCATTAAAGAGCTCTCCTCAGAGAAGAGGAGTTTGTACGAGAGTAATGACATTTACTCCGAAAAAACCGAATTCGGCTTTGAGAAAAGTCGCAAGGGTTCGTCTGACAACTGGAATCGAGGTTACTGCATACATTCCAGGTGAGGGACATAATCTTCAGGAACACAACGTGGTTCTGATTCGTGGTGGAAGAGTAAAAGATCTTCCAGGGGTTCGTTATCATATCATTCGGGGAACCTTGGACACCTTAGGTGTTGATAAGAGAAGAAACAGCCGCTCGAAATATGGCGCAAAACGTCCTAAGGCTTAATCGGGGGAAGATAGAAGATGTCTAGAAGAAGAGGAAAAGTTGAACCCCGGAAAATTACTCCGGATCCAGTTTACAACGACGTTCAAGTTGCGAAGTTTATCAATTGCCTCATGTTAAGTGGCGAAAAATCCGTAGCTGAGAAATTATTCTACGATGCGCTCGAGATCATTCAGAAAAAAACCGGTAACGATCCGTACACTACTTTCCGTGAAGCGTTGGAAAATTCCAAGCCTCAAGTAGAAGTAAAGTCCAGAAGAGTGGGCGGGGTTACGTATCAGGTTCCTATCGAGGTTCGTCCGGAAAGAAGACTCGCTCTTGGAATTCGTTGGTTGATCCGTTATTCCAGAGATAGAAACGAAAAGGGAATGGCTTCCAAACTGGCTGCTGAATTTATCGAAGCTCAGAAGGGAACCGGTTCGGCTATCAAGAAAAAAGAAGATATCCGAAAAATGGCGGAAGCAAACAAAGCATTCAGTCACTATCGCTGGTAAGAAAGAGTTTTATCGACGACTCTCTCAAGGAGAGTCGATTTCAGATCGTAAAAAGAGAGGCACTTGCCTCTCTTTTTTTATTTGTCGAACGATTTCGATAGAAAACGAGAAGAAAGCTCAAAAGTCGCTTTTTTTATGGATCGATCTCAAATCAACGAATGGCGGAGCATCTCGTTAGCGCCTGGGAACGAGACCTGAGTTTTCTCGTGCAACTCTCATCGAAAATAAATGCCCCGAAATGCGATCCGTTGAGAAGAGTGTTTTATTGAATTCCGACTGTGTCTTTTTGAAAAAGGCATCTTATTCTCAAAAACTCAAGCCTTATTGTATGGTCGCTTGTTTGGGATCATTTGACGTGAGTTGAGGTTTGGGTTGATTGAGGTTTTTGTGGGAACTCCATTTGAGTATGGACGGGAGAATTGATTTTTGATTCGATCTAATACGTCTTTCTTAACCCAATTTGCCCTGGATGACTCGACAAAAAGCAGGTTGAAGATGAGAATTTAATTGAATCGAAGGTAAGACTTACCCTCACATTCAAAACATAAGGCTACAATAATAGGTACTACGGGTAAGAAGATTTTTAGAACGTCGGATTGAATAGTAAGTCGAAGAATTATAATGATTCAATGAACAGGATGCTTCGGAATTGGAACTGAATTGAGAAAAATATAGGATGCGAGAATCTCCATTCATAACTATCTCTGGGAGCATACAATCGATTCGATCTCCTCCTCCTAAATACCAATCATTGTCTAAGTCTAAAGCAGTCATTGTACAATCATAAATATTTTCTAACAAGCTCCAGGAAAAAATGATTTCTATAGTGTCAACTTCATTGGCAGCTTGCGTATCGTTATTTGGAAGAACTTTCCATTCAGTGTACAATTTGCTTGAATTCTTGTGCTTGCGTTTTGGTTCTTTCATTTCTTTCTCTGGAATCTGTGATAAAAAGTTCAAAACGAATTCGAAATCTGACTTTGAGAATTTGTATACAGTTTCTGATAGGATAGTTTCACTTGGAAAAGCTCCACGATGGTCATTTGTATAAATCGTAGGGGAAAGTAATGAAAAAAGTTCGCCGGCTGCTTCCGAACTCAAAGGAATCTTTTGGACTTGATCTCGAGGGACAGGAGTCAATTTCAAATCTTTCAAACGAAATTGAATCTGAATGAGAGTAAATCCTAAATAAAAAAGGAATAAAATAAAAAGGGAACCAAATAGTTTCAAAATTTTATAAAGGAGATACTTCGGGCCGTTGCTAAAATTCATTTCAAATGATGCTGCGATATTAAATATAAAAATACAAGTCTTTTAGTAAGCATCTAATCATGCAGACCCGGTTGCGGAAGATCCTGGCGGTATCATGAATACTGTGTAAATAACTTTCTTTAAAACGAATCGAGATTCAATCGATCCCCGAAAAGAATCGAAAATTGATTCATCGCTTGAACTCAGCGACTTGCTCTCTAAGGAGAGCTCGCCATCCCAATCTTGAATCGACATAGCCCGTTTTTTAGAATCGGATTCAATGCTAAATAGAGAAGCTTGATTGCCGCCTCATCGGTCGGAAACGAACCCCGATTCTTGATCATTTTTCTTAAGCCCATATTCATAGACTCATAGGATTTGTGGCGTATATCACCTTATGAGTATTAGGCGGACAAGCCAAAAAGGAATCACCGATTCCCAATTGCTTCTCCAAAACTTGCTGATCTTCGGACACCGACTGTCCCATTTGGTTGAAAAATCATCAAGGCTTTTCTTAGCAATCGCTTCCGATGGAGATTTGCAGATAACCTTTACATCAATCACCAACTTTTTTGGCCAATCGATAGTCGGTTTTTTTGATCAAAAGGAGTTGAACCGATTTCCACAGTAGTGGAAGGCGGGGTTCATTGGGTGCTTGCCCTACGGTTGGGTCAGTGGGGTTTGAGTTTGCTGAAGTATTTGTGGGAACTCCCCTTTCTCCTAGAGAATTAGTGTGAAATCTTGTGGGAACTCCTTCTTTTTGAACGAGGATTTTTTGTCTGGAAGAATGTAGGAACTCTTACACGGAACGTGGCTGCATACGTTTTTATTTTTGATATGTAAATGAGCGTTTTATTTTCTGAACTTTTTGAGAAGTTTAGAGCGTAAATCAATGTAGGAGCTCTTTCATTTCAATTTGCTGTAAAAGTTTCAAAGAAGAATCGATGTAGGAACTCCCGCGTTGATGGAAATTCTTTACCTCTAAAAGCAATCGCTCCTTTATCGGTGAAACGATTCCCAAAGAAAAATTTACTTTGGAAAATCAAAAGTAGGAACTCATATCTTGTCCCAAAATGTTATAGATCGACATTCTTGTGGGAACTCCTGCTTTTTAAAATATACATTCTGAAATTTATATATTAAAAAACGAGAACAAATAGATCCAACCCACCATCCGCTACAGAAAAGAAACATGGAAACGATGTCGTGGAATCAAAGGATCGTAACTCTATTTTCCGATGTAATCGAGATGTAGATGCGAAAGGAAAATCATATCTACGCAGTCGATGGAGATCCCAATTTTTGTAGATTGAGCTGTAGTAGTAGGACTTTCTTTTTTTGCGTTGTTATCTAGGTCGAATCAGATATCCCATCGATCCGACTGTATCAGATAGAAGGCTTTATTTTACCGCGAGTCCGTTCGATTTCTTATACCAAATTGGCTATGAGTAGGATGGAGAGAGACCGCCGTTTCCTGATTTGCGATTTTGCAGACCTTGTGTTTTTTACTAAATCGCGGAGAGTTCGATTCTTTTCCGAATCCTCCATTCGTTTTCTACTCGTAATTCCGGATCCGTTGGATCAGGTTAATTTGATTCGATCGAGACAACTCTTGTTTTGAAATTGTTTTGGAATTTCAAAAAAGAATCGTAACCCTGATCGATTCTTAATTTTGTACGTTTAACAAAGTCGAAAGGTTGATTCATGCAGATCTTGAACGTTGGAATTTTTGCCCATATCGACGCCGGAAAAACCACTCTTTTGGAGAGGATTCTTTTCGAAACCGGCATGATCCGCAGACCAGGAACGATCGAAGAAGGAACCACCGAATCCGATTATCTCCAAGAAGAAATCGAACGTGGGATCTCCATCCAATCCACGATTGCGCGCGTATTTTGGCCGAATGCAAAAACTCCGACGGTATTATTTCAATTCTTGGACAACCCGGGACATCTGGACTTTCAGAGTCAAACTAGCGCTTCACTTGTGGTTGCCGATTTGGGAATCATTCTCATCGACGCTTATGAAGGACTCAAATCACAAACGCTTCAAAATGTGGAATGGCTTCGGAAGAGAAAAATTCCGATTCTATTTTTTCTCAATAAATTGGATCGAAAGGGAATCGATATCACGGATTCTCTCGTGGACTTGGAAGCGGTCCTTGAAAAAGAACCGGTTCTTCTCTGGAAGGACGGAGGCGAATTCTTTTTATCCCAGGAACGTAGTTCCGACCCGAGCCTTTTACCACTTTTAGAATGGGATTCCGGTCTTTCCGAGAGATATCTCAAGAATCCGGATTTGCTGGCGGATCTTGCAAAAGAAGGTTTTGGAAAAGGGTTTTGGAAAGAAGAACTTTTCCCCGTTCTCGGCGGTTCTGCGCTTCAAGGAGATGGTGTGCGGGAACTCCTCACGTCGCTCGAACTTCTTTCTCGGTATTTTCAACCCACGAATCGCCCCGATGAAGAATTGGGAATCGCTTTCAAGAGAGAGCTCCATCCGGATCTGGGGAGAATTGTCTACATTCTTCCTGCGAAGGAGTTCCCACAAAATCAAGAATTCTGGTCCATCTCCGGTCGAAATAAGACAGATGTTCTGTATCTGGTTTCCACCCGTGATTTTGAAGAAACGGACCTGGCAAAATCGAGAGAGATCTTCGTCGTAGCCGGGCAGGATTCCTTAAAACCGGGAGACATTCTTTATTCTTCCCCCCAATCGAATTATAGGTCGGAACTACAGCCCGTTCGGAAACAGTTTCAGGTCCTTCTTGAACCCGAAATTGACGAAGATAGAGATTCTCTTTGGGAATCTCTTCGCCTTTTGACTTGGTTGGATGAAGGCTTGGAAATCAAGATTCTTCCTGACACAGGACAGATTCAACTGGGCGGACTTGGTGAGCTTCATTTGGAAGTTTCCCTTTCGCGTTTGAAAGAATTCTTCCCTCGTAAGTTTAACTTGAGTGCGATAAAAGTTGCAAGGTTTGAGCTTTGGAAAAAAATGGTTAAACAGGGTGAATTTCAGCATACCGCGTTTGATCAAAAAATCTCAAGCGGACTGGTGCACGCCTCTCTGGTTAGCTCTCACAGTTTCTCCAGAGAAGTGCGGTTTGAAACTAAGATTACTGAAACTCTAGAAGAAGCGATTACTTCAGCATTTTATGAAGTAGTAGCAAAGGGATCCAAGGGAGAAGAAATCCTCGGCTTGGATTTAATCGTCCATCGATACGATCCTCCGGATCATCAATGGATGGAAATTTCTTCACTTGTAAAAGTAGCCGTCATCAAAGGCTTAAAAGACATAATTCCGGATAACACGGAAGTTGTGGGGCCTCTTTCTTTATTAGAGATTTTGATACCAGATTCTTCACTCGGTGATGTGCTTGGTGCTCTCTCAAAGAGAAATGCAAAGATTCATGATGTGGTTTCTGTCGGAGACGGCAAGTCGCTTATCCACGCAAAGGCTTCTACGGAAAACTTGCTTGGCTTTGCAAGCGTGCTTAGAAATATGACACAGGGAAGGGGTGTTCTGTCTCTGGACTCCCTTTTTGACTCTGAACACTATTACGTAATTACATTAGTCGATTCCCGTTAGGGTTCGTTAAAAAGTAAGGAGATTAAAAGGTCGCTATGGCTAAAGAAAAATTTGATAGGTCGAAACCTCACTTAAACGTTGGTACAATTGGTCACGTGGATCATGGTAAAACAACCCTGACGGCAGCTATTACTACTACACTTGCAAAAGCGATCGGTGGTAAGAACAAAGCTGTTGCTTATGACCAAATTGATAATGCTCCGGAAGAAAAAGCTCGTGGGATCACCATTGCTACTTCTCACCAGGAATATGAAACTACTAACCGTCACTATGCACACGTAGATTGTCCGGGTCACGCTGACTATGTGAAAAACATGATCACCGGCGCGGCTCAAATGGACGCGGCTATTCTCGTTGTATCTGCAACGGACGGACCAATGCCACAAACAAAAGAACACATTCTTCTGGCTCGCCAGGTAGGTGTTCCTTACGTGATCGTATTCATCAACAAAGCGGACATGCTTGCAGCTGACGAAAGATCTGAAATGATTGAAATGGTTGAAATGGACGTTCGCGACCTTCTCAACAAATACAACTTCCCAGGCGATACTACTCCTATCGTTCACGGTTCTGCAGTAAAAGCTCTGGAAGGCGATGAGTCTGAAATCGGCGCTCCTGCAATTCTGAAACTGATGGAAGCTCTGGATACTTTTGTTCCAAATCCTGAAAGAATTAAAGACAAACCTTTCCTTATGCCCGTGGAAGACGTTTTCTCGATCACCGGTCGCGGAACTGTTGCAACCGGAAGAGTAGAACAAGGCGTTCTGAAAGTGAACGATGAAGTTGAAATTATCGGAATCCGTCCGACAACAAAAACTGTTGTTACCGGTATCGAAATGTTCAGAAAACTTCTCGATCAAGCGGAAGCTGGCGATAACATCGGCGCGCTTCTCCGTGGAACTAAAAAAGAAGACATCGAAAGAGGGCAAGTTCTCGCTAAGCCGGGATCCATCACTCCTCACAAAAAGTTTTCCGCTGAGGTTTACGTTTTAACAAAGGATGAAGGCGGACGTCACACTCCTTTCATCAATAACTATCGTCCTCAGTTCTACTTCAGAACCACCGACGTTACCGGAGTTTGTAACCTTCCTAACGGAATCGAAATGGTTATGCCTGGTGACAACGTGTCTCTGACTGTTGAATTGATCAGCCCGATTGCAATGGACAAAGGTCTCAAGTTCGCGATTCGCGAAGGCGGAAGAACCATTGGATCCGGTGTTGTCGCGGACATCATTGAGTAAGAGCTCATCTAAAATGGCCGGACAAAAAATAAGAGTTAAACTGAAAGCGTTCGACCATAGGTTGATTGACCAATCGACCTATGAGATCGTAGCAACTGCGAAAAGGACCGGAGCAACTGTCTCCGGCCCGATTCCTCTTCCTACTAAGAAAGAGATCTATACAGTTCTTCGTTCTCCGCACGTGAATAAAAAATCCAGAGAGCAGTTTGAATTAAAAACACACAAACGACTCATCGATATCCTGGATACGAATGAAGATACTGTAGAAGCGCTGATGAAACTTCAGCTTCCTGCAGGGGTATCTGTAGATATCAAATCCTGAAGGTAAGGAACGATGGCAAAGGGATTAATCGGCAAAAAAATTGGAATGTCTCAGATCTTTGACGAGCAGGGAAATATGATCCCTGTGACTGTATTGGAAGTTGGTCCCTGTGCCGTTTCCCAAATCAAGTCCGTAGAGAATGATGGATACGAAGCGATCCAATTGGCATTTCAAGATACAAAAGAATTTCAGCTTTCGAAAGCGGAAAAAGTTCACCTTGCAAAAGCTGGACTTGGCCCCAAGAGAGTTTTGAAAGAGTTTCGTAGTTTCGGAGATTCCCCTGCAACAGGGTCGGTTCTGAAAATTCAGGATATTTTCGCCGTTTCTGACGTGGTAAAAGTTACCGGAGTCAGCAAAGGAAGAGGATTCCAAGGGGTTGTAAAACGCCACGGACACGCCGGCGGACCGGGTGGACACGGATCTCGTTTTCACAGACATCCTGGATCGATGGGTGCGAACTCTACTCCTTCTCGGGTTTTTAAAGGCGTTAAGCTTCCCGGAAGAACTGGTTCTCTCCAAACTACAGTCCGGAATTTGAAAGTAGTCCGGATCAATGAAGAAAAGAATCTTGTGTTCGTGAGCGGGGCGGTACCTGGCACTGCAAACACAGTAATTACGATCGAGAAGATCTAAAATAATCCGGGTTAGATATGAAAGCACAGAAGTATTCTAAAGAAGGAAAGCTGATCTCAGAGATCGAACTTCCTTCCGCACTCTTTGAAAGTAAGCTGAGCATCGCTTCGATTTACGAAGCGATCAAAGCTGAGAATGCAAATATGCGTTCTGGAAACCACGCAACGAAAACCAGATCGGAAGTTCGCGGTGGTGGTAAAAAGCCATGGGCACAAAAAGGAACGGGTCGCGCAAGACAAGGTTCCATCCGCGCTCCTCATTGGGTTGGCGGGGGAACGGTTCACGGTCCTCAAAAAAGAGATTATTCTTATAAGGTCTCTTCCAAACTCAAACACAGAGCCGTGCTTTCTATTCTGAATAAAAAAGCGCAAGCTTCCGCGGTGAAAGTAATCGAAGATCTCGATCTGAAGGAATACAGCACTAAATCGTTCCATTCTTTATTCAATAATATGAATTTAAGAAACACCGGAGTGATCGGATTCCTGGTTCAAGGCGAGAGCGATTTTGTAAAAAAATCGGTTCGTAACATTCCAACGGTTAAATATATCAATTCTAAAAGAATCTCCTGCAGAGACATTCTCTATAACCGTAACCTGGTTATCACGGAAGCCGCTCTGAACGAGATGCTGACTCAGTACGGAGCACAGAAATGAATCTCCAAGACGTAATTCTTACACCCGTAGTTACTGAGAAATCTCAAGACCTTGAAACGATCGGAGAAAAAAGCAAAAAAGGAACCAGAATGGTGAAATACACCGTAAAGGTTCACGTTGACGCGAACAAAACTCTGATCAAAGAAGCATTCAAAAAGATTTTTAAAGTAACTCCTTCCTCCGTAAACGTTCAGGTTTACAAAGGAAAGATCAAACGTTTCAGAAACATGCCGGCGCCTCGCCCACACTGGAAGAAAGCAGTAGTTACTTTCCGTGACGGTGCAAGCATTGATTTCGCAAAGGAAGCATAAGAAATGGGAATTAAAAAGTTTAAACCCGTAACTTCCGCAAGTCGTTATAAATCCGTATTGGATTTCAAAGAGATTACGGAAACAGAACCGTATAAACCACTCACCCTTACTCTTTCCTACAAAGCGGGAAGAGGAGACGGCGGAAAGATCTCCGTTCGTCACAGAGGTGGTCGTGTAAAAAGAAAATATCGTATCATCGATTTCAAACGCAGAAAGACAAATGTTCCTGCGGTAATTAAAACTTTGGAATACGATCCGAACCGTTCGGCTTTTATCTGTCTGGTTTGTTATAAGGATGGGGAATATTCTTACATCCTCGCTCCAGACGGAATCAAAGTGGGCGACGTGGTTC comes from the Leptospira sp. WS92.C1 genome and includes:
- the rpsL gene encoding 30S ribosomal protein S12, with protein sequence MPTISQLIRHGRQKQKKRTKSPALKSSPQRRGVCTRVMTFTPKKPNSALRKVARVRLTTGIEVTAYIPGEGHNLQEHNVVLIRGGRVKDLPGVRYHIIRGTLDTLGVDKRRNSRSKYGAKRPKA
- the rpsG gene encoding 30S ribosomal protein S7 yields the protein MSRRRGKVEPRKITPDPVYNDVQVAKFINCLMLSGEKSVAEKLFYDALEIIQKKTGNDPYTTFREALENSKPQVEVKSRRVGGVTYQVPIEVRPERRLALGIRWLIRYSRDRNEKGMASKLAAEFIEAQKGTGSAIKKKEDIRKMAEANKAFSHYRW
- a CDS encoding elongation factor G-like protein; translated protein: MQILNVGIFAHIDAGKTTLLERILFETGMIRRPGTIEEGTTESDYLQEEIERGISIQSTIARVFWPNAKTPTVLFQFLDNPGHLDFQSQTSASLVVADLGIILIDAYEGLKSQTLQNVEWLRKRKIPILFFLNKLDRKGIDITDSLVDLEAVLEKEPVLLWKDGGEFFLSQERSSDPSLLPLLEWDSGLSERYLKNPDLLADLAKEGFGKGFWKEELFPVLGGSALQGDGVRELLTSLELLSRYFQPTNRPDEELGIAFKRELHPDLGRIVYILPAKEFPQNQEFWSISGRNKTDVLYLVSTRDFEETDLAKSREIFVVAGQDSLKPGDILYSSPQSNYRSELQPVRKQFQVLLEPEIDEDRDSLWESLRLLTWLDEGLEIKILPDTGQIQLGGLGELHLEVSLSRLKEFFPRKFNLSAIKVARFELWKKMVKQGEFQHTAFDQKISSGLVHASLVSSHSFSREVRFETKITETLEEAITSAFYEVVAKGSKGEEILGLDLIVHRYDPPDHQWMEISSLVKVAVIKGLKDIIPDNTEVVGPLSLLEILIPDSSLGDVLGALSKRNAKIHDVVSVGDGKSLIHAKASTENLLGFASVLRNMTQGRGVLSLDSLFDSEHYYVITLVDSR
- the tuf gene encoding elongation factor Tu, with product MAKEKFDRSKPHLNVGTIGHVDHGKTTLTAAITTTLAKAIGGKNKAVAYDQIDNAPEEKARGITIATSHQEYETTNRHYAHVDCPGHADYVKNMITGAAQMDAAILVVSATDGPMPQTKEHILLARQVGVPYVIVFINKADMLAADERSEMIEMVEMDVRDLLNKYNFPGDTTPIVHGSAVKALEGDESEIGAPAILKLMEALDTFVPNPERIKDKPFLMPVEDVFSITGRGTVATGRVEQGVLKVNDEVEIIGIRPTTKTVVTGIEMFRKLLDQAEAGDNIGALLRGTKKEDIERGQVLAKPGSITPHKKFSAEVYVLTKDEGGRHTPFINNYRPQFYFRTTDVTGVCNLPNGIEMVMPGDNVSLTVELISPIAMDKGLKFAIREGGRTIGSGVVADIIE
- the rpsJ gene encoding 30S ribosomal protein S10 — protein: MAGQKIRVKLKAFDHRLIDQSTYEIVATAKRTGATVSGPIPLPTKKEIYTVLRSPHVNKKSREQFELKTHKRLIDILDTNEDTVEALMKLQLPAGVSVDIKS
- the rplC gene encoding 50S ribosomal protein L3, encoding MAKGLIGKKIGMSQIFDEQGNMIPVTVLEVGPCAVSQIKSVENDGYEAIQLAFQDTKEFQLSKAEKVHLAKAGLGPKRVLKEFRSFGDSPATGSVLKIQDIFAVSDVVKVTGVSKGRGFQGVVKRHGHAGGPGGHGSRFHRHPGSMGANSTPSRVFKGVKLPGRTGSLQTTVRNLKVVRINEEKNLVFVSGAVPGTANTVITIEKI
- the rplD gene encoding 50S ribosomal protein L4; translation: MKAQKYSKEGKLISEIELPSALFESKLSIASIYEAIKAENANMRSGNHATKTRSEVRGGGKKPWAQKGTGRARQGSIRAPHWVGGGTVHGPQKRDYSYKVSSKLKHRAVLSILNKKAQASAVKVIEDLDLKEYSTKSFHSLFNNMNLRNTGVIGFLVQGESDFVKKSVRNIPTVKYINSKRISCRDILYNRNLVITEAALNEMLTQYGAQK
- a CDS encoding 50S ribosomal protein L23, which codes for MNLQDVILTPVVTEKSQDLETIGEKSKKGTRMVKYTVKVHVDANKTLIKEAFKKIFKVTPSSVNVQVYKGKIKRFRNMPAPRPHWKKAVVTFRDGASIDFAKEA